In Wolinella succinogenes DSM 1740, a single genomic region encodes these proteins:
- a CDS encoding Rrf2 family transcriptional regulator — MTGISTKGIYGLGALYYLTLNLHKPSIQISEISQNTNIPQNYLEQILANLKKAGFLKSIRGPKGGYALAMPPEQIIVYDILEALEGGLCAIECRTDIEALKLFWEDAGSKVRQIFSLSLKDLLRYEEMIQRGNMYFI; from the coding sequence ATGACCGGAATATCTACTAAGGGAATCTACGGATTAGGGGCGCTCTACTATCTCACGCTCAACCTCCACAAGCCCTCCATCCAGATCAGCGAAATTTCGCAAAACACCAACATCCCGCAAAACTACCTGGAGCAGATTCTTGCTAATTTGAAAAAAGCAGGATTCCTCAAAAGCATTCGCGGCCCCAAAGGGGGCTATGCCCTAGCCATGCCTCCTGAACAGATCATCGTTTATGACATTTTGGAGGCACTGGAGGGAGGATTGTGCGCGATTGAGTGTCGCACGGATATTGAAGCGCTAAAACTCTTTTGGGAAGATGCAGGAAGCAAGGTGCGCCAAATTTTCTCACTCAGCCTCAAAGACCTCTTGCGTTATGAGGAGATGATTCAGCGAGGGAATATGTACTTTATCTAG
- a CDS encoding metallophosphoesterase, which yields MRTTVVIGDVHGCFFTLKRLLKKIPQEAEIILAGDLCDRGNYTKEVIEWVIQGEHTAILGNHESYMLEHIQAALKGKPNRWVDEECIGGRETMSSYKGAWSTLERHLRWMRENPLYLWREPYFITHAFALPYFKRRDIPEKRHAFLVNRVRDTKEWGHDFEEGYEAYELINIFGHEVSKEVRVGKNFYGIDTGCVYGNKLSAIELGSMKLYEELTHPLDISSTSAPLVAEHLTKISQTPVHWRLEEEALLFEIGLSPKRLEGILKRLKRKNPELLEGFELQIQENPASPSLSRLLLTL from the coding sequence TTGAGAACAACGGTCGTGATTGGGGATGTGCATGGCTGCTTTTTCACCCTAAAGAGGCTTTTAAAGAAGATTCCACAAGAGGCAGAGATCATCTTAGCCGGAGATTTGTGTGACCGAGGAAACTACACCAAAGAGGTCATTGAGTGGGTAATCCAAGGGGAGCATACGGCGATTCTTGGGAATCATGAGAGCTATATGCTAGAGCACATCCAAGCTGCGCTCAAAGGGAAGCCCAATCGCTGGGTCGATGAGGAGTGTATCGGGGGACGAGAGACGATGAGCTCCTACAAGGGCGCTTGGAGCACTCTAGAGAGGCATCTGCGCTGGATGAGAGAGAATCCGCTCTATCTTTGGAGGGAACCCTATTTCATCACGCACGCCTTCGCACTTCCCTACTTCAAGCGCAGGGATATTCCAGAGAAGCGCCATGCTTTTTTGGTCAATCGCGTGAGGGATACCAAGGAGTGGGGGCATGACTTTGAAGAGGGTTATGAGGCGTATGAGCTCATCAATATCTTTGGGCATGAAGTCTCCAAAGAGGTGAGGGTGGGCAAGAACTTCTATGGAATTGATACAGGATGTGTTTATGGCAACAAGCTGAGTGCCATTGAGCTTGGGAGCATGAAGCTCTACGAGGAATTAACCCATCCCTTGGATATCTCCAGCACAAGCGCCCCTCTTGTCGCAGAGCATCTCACCAAAATATCCCAAACGCCCGTTCATTGGAGATTAGAAGAGGAGGCTCTTCTTTTTGAGATAGGGCTATCACCAAAGAGGCTTGAGGGAATCCTAAAGAGGCTCAAGAGGAAGAATCCAGAGCTTCTAGAAGGGTTTGAGCTCCAAATTCAAGAGAATCCAGCTTCTCCCTCGCTCTCCCGCCTTCTTCTCACTCTTTAA
- a CDS encoding glycosyl hydrolase family 18 protein: MAWALRVGCVGILLAGALWGKEGLERLVYMVDRSDSLSLLQERIDSIEVVAPQVFSFTLEGTVYGEVDPRIIALAKERGKKLMPLVMNENFEKEKIKAFLANPKAQERLIGSLIKIALKEGFGGWQLDFEHLGITSKEAYTQLVRQLYARLKEHHLSLSIAVVPPRGEEPKNAYGAKVFEDWVSPYDLKALAEHSDFLTLMAYDQHTGGSTPGPIASRAWVEGIIQEALIWVPKEKLSLGIPLYSRLWHAGIKEEKMRGVAKSLTFAGAMDWLERQGAETLWLERDGVKWAMGERGGVKEYLFMEEARSLALKVELAKRYGLRGISLWRLGQEDPRIWDEL; the protein is encoded by the coding sequence ATGGCTTGGGCGTTGAGAGTAGGGTGTGTTGGGATTCTTCTAGCGGGAGCTCTTTGGGGAAAAGAGGGCTTGGAGCGTCTAGTTTATATGGTGGATAGGAGCGATTCCCTCTCTCTGCTTCAAGAGCGCATCGATTCCATAGAGGTGGTGGCCCCTCAAGTATTCTCCTTTACGCTTGAGGGGACAGTGTATGGAGAGGTTGATCCTCGAATCATTGCTTTGGCCAAAGAGCGGGGTAAAAAGCTCATGCCCTTGGTGATGAATGAAAACTTTGAAAAAGAGAAGATCAAAGCCTTTCTAGCCAACCCCAAAGCCCAAGAGCGACTCATTGGTTCGCTGATTAAAATCGCCCTCAAAGAGGGGTTTGGTGGCTGGCAATTGGATTTTGAACATCTAGGAATCACTAGCAAAGAGGCTTACACGCAGTTGGTGCGGCAACTTTACGCTAGGCTCAAAGAGCACCATCTCTCCCTCTCTATTGCCGTGGTGCCCCCTAGGGGTGAAGAGCCAAAAAACGCCTATGGGGCAAAAGTTTTTGAGGATTGGGTCTCCCCCTATGACCTCAAAGCCTTGGCCGAACATAGTGACTTTTTGACGCTCATGGCCTATGATCAGCACACGGGCGGGAGCACACCCGGCCCTATCGCCTCTAGGGCATGGGTGGAGGGAATCATCCAAGAAGCTCTCATTTGGGTGCCCAAAGAGAAGCTCTCCCTTGGAATCCCCCTCTACTCAAGGCTTTGGCATGCAGGAATCAAAGAGGAGAAGATGCGAGGGGTCGCCAAGTCGCTCACTTTTGCAGGGGCGATGGATTGGCTGGAGCGCCAAGGGGCAGAGACCCTATGGTTGGAGCGTGATGGCGTGAAGTGGGCTATGGGAGAGAGGGGAGGAGTGAAAGAGTATCTCTTTATGGAGGAGGCGCGCTCTTTGGCGCTCAAAGTAGAACTTGCCAAACGCTATGGCTTAAGGGGGATTTCGCTTTGGCGATTGGGTCAAGAGGATCCTCGTATTTGGGATGAACTCTAA
- a CDS encoding ATP-binding protein, whose amino-acid sequence MMFCSDGIYEGRLMEGGIYGASHLAEDFARSSSLREMIQLYKSRVPRQEDDLTMIYCQKITETLKEEERDEIPSTPEGIERGVEKFYKYLMNFNFTPPEMESLKSAFFEVLINAIEHGHMGISYADKVRLKRQRGYDSFLNKKFQEVEIANKKIMVYYSQVKISRASWLLWCIEDEGEGFEVNEVFKSIRLALGKEYCGRGLLMAKELSDGLYYNEKGNRAYLLKRLK is encoded by the coding sequence ATGATGTTTTGCAGCGATGGAATCTATGAAGGGCGTTTGATGGAAGGAGGAATCTATGGGGCTTCTCATCTGGCCGAAGATTTTGCCCGTTCCTCTAGTCTAAGAGAGATGATCCAACTCTATAAGAGTCGCGTGCCTCGCCAAGAGGATGATCTAACGATGATCTATTGTCAAAAGATCACGGAAACTCTTAAGGAAGAGGAGAGGGATGAGATCCCTAGCACCCCCGAAGGAATCGAGAGGGGGGTGGAAAAATTTTATAAATATCTTATGAATTTTAACTTTACACCCCCTGAGATGGAGTCACTCAAAAGTGCTTTTTTTGAAGTTTTGATCAATGCCATAGAGCACGGACATATGGGAATTAGCTATGCAGATAAGGTGAGATTGAAGCGCCAAAGAGGATATGATTCATTTTTAAACAAAAAATTTCAAGAAGTTGAGATTGCCAATAAAAAAATTATGGTATATTATTCCCAAGTCAAAATCTCCCGCGCCTCTTGGTTGCTTTGGTGTATTGAGGATGAGGGAGAGGGCTTTGAGGTCAACGAGGTCTTCAAGTCCATTCGCCTGGCGCTTGGCAAGGAGTATTGCGGCAGAGGGCTTTTGATGGCTAAAGAGCTAAGCGATGGTCTCTATTACAACGAAAAAGGGAATCGAGCCTATCTGCTAAAGCGCCTCAAATGA
- a CDS encoding response regulator codes for MKKSLTFPLSLLLVEDEKMSQEMLARLLEPRVSRLWIASNGKEALELYQENTPDVVLTDLVMPEMDGMELIERIKGLNPEATVVISTAFYELGFLMRAIELGVFGYLTKPLSFQGLEETLRKCHRRVELLRAHEELEVKNHHLKIAYDQLREAKEQEKELFIYKERYHQSHQEEAFKKQIKLMRSDLSNSYESGIFFNLFYEPLDILSGDAYGSVRLGEGRCLFYAIDAMGKGLSASLASIQSVSFLNYQLRPSKALDEFDFEAYIQAFLSFIRTQLLNNELLSASFILMEEKGEKIRYALFGMPPLWVMDERGKVRELVSNNPPHLSAL; via the coding sequence ATGAAAAAGAGCCTCACCTTTCCTCTCTCGCTGCTTTTGGTTGAAGATGAGAAGATGAGTCAAGAGATGCTGGCTCGGCTTTTGGAGCCAAGGGTTTCGAGGCTTTGGATTGCCTCCAATGGCAAAGAGGCGTTAGAACTCTACCAAGAGAACACTCCTGATGTGGTGCTGACTGATTTGGTGATGCCAGAGATGGATGGGATGGAGTTGATTGAGAGGATCAAGGGGCTCAATCCTGAAGCCACCGTGGTGATCTCGACCGCCTTTTATGAGCTTGGATTCTTGATGAGGGCGATTGAGCTAGGAGTGTTTGGGTATCTCACCAAGCCCCTCTCTTTTCAAGGGCTAGAGGAGACGCTCCGCAAATGTCATAGGCGCGTGGAGCTTCTTAGAGCCCATGAGGAGCTAGAGGTGAAGAATCACCACCTAAAGATCGCTTATGATCAGTTGCGAGAGGCCAAGGAGCAGGAGAAAGAGCTTTTTATCTACAAAGAGCGCTACCACCAATCTCATCAAGAAGAGGCCTTTAAAAAGCAGATCAAGCTCATGAGAAGCGATCTCTCTAATAGCTATGAATCGGGGATTTTTTTCAATCTTTTTTATGAACCGCTGGATATTTTGAGCGGGGATGCCTATGGAAGCGTGCGTCTAGGAGAGGGGCGATGCCTCTTTTATGCTATTGATGCGATGGGCAAGGGACTCTCTGCCTCGCTCGCTTCAATCCAGTCAGTCTCTTTTTTAAACTATCAGCTTCGCCCCTCTAAGGCATTGGATGAGTTTGATTTTGAGGCTTACATCCAGGCTTTTTTGAGTTTTATTCGGACGCAACTGCTTAACAATGAGCTCCTCTCTGCCTCCTTTATTTTAATGGAAGAGAAGGGGGAGAAGATTCGCTATGCGCTCTTTGGGATGCCACCCCTTTGGGTGATGGATGAGAGGGGCAAGGTGCGAGAGCTGGTGAGCAACAACCCCCCCCATCTCTCCGCTCTATGA
- the recR gene encoding recombination mediator RecR, producing MKKGMESFFTLVESLEKLPSVGRKSALRLGYFLAIEEKFSALKLAHAIEEAVVKIKRCERCGALSEHELCEICSDETRLNGQLCIVTHPKDIFILEESKHFEGRYFVIDSLEDCDFTLLRSLIVSLKITEVIFAFSPSLSNDSIIFYVEDKLQDLGVSFSKIAQGVPTGVSLENIDQLSLTRAFDSRIKL from the coding sequence ATGAAAAAGGGAATGGAATCATTTTTTACACTAGTGGAATCGCTAGAAAAGCTCCCCTCTGTAGGGCGTAAATCGGCGCTTCGTCTGGGCTATTTTTTGGCTATTGAGGAGAAGTTCTCCGCGCTTAAGCTCGCGCACGCCATTGAAGAGGCGGTGGTGAAGATCAAGCGTTGTGAGCGTTGTGGAGCGCTGAGTGAGCATGAGCTTTGCGAGATTTGTAGCGATGAGACGCGGCTTAATGGACAACTCTGTATTGTCACTCACCCCAAAGACATCTTCATCCTTGAAGAATCAAAGCACTTCGAGGGGCGCTATTTCGTGATCGATTCTCTGGAGGATTGCGATTTCACTCTGCTTCGATCACTCATCGTCTCTCTTAAAATCACCGAGGTCATCTTTGCCTTCTCCCCCTCACTCTCTAATGATTCGATCATTTTTTATGTTGAGGATAAACTTCAGGATTTGGGGGTCTCTTTCTCTAAGATCGCCCAAGGAGTTCCTACAGGGGTGAGCTTGGAGAATATTGATCAACTCTCGCTAACTAGAGCATTTGACTCAAGAATCAAGCTCTAG
- a CDS encoding alanine racemase — MAELRINSQAFFHNLKLLANHVGSKEKVAVVLKDNAYGHGLLEMALLCKEAGIASAFVKNEAEAIRIAPYFESVTALYGDVESKSPANVWVALHSLEQIRRIPKGRSVELKVDTGMNRNGIMEEELFVALEAIRAQGLILCGVMAHNGYGDELGSEFFSQQRRFEGVRARVEEYAREHGLPRPRFHALSSSGALRSRNIQDDLVRFGIAIYGYLCAHPLVVSEIGLRPVLSLWARRITTKSLPKGARIGYGGKSELEEEAKKVSTYDVGYGDGFYRLNEHHKLLTAQGERILPRVSMDCLSVVGEREEVCLMEDASELARLFDTIPYEVLTRFSPFLKRVVI, encoded by the coding sequence ATGGCAGAGCTACGCATCAACTCTCAGGCTTTTTTTCACAATCTTAAACTCTTGGCGAATCATGTCGGCTCCAAAGAAAAAGTCGCCGTGGTGCTCAAAGACAATGCCTATGGACACGGGCTTTTGGAGATGGCGCTTCTGTGCAAGGAGGCGGGAATCGCAAGCGCGTTTGTGAAAAATGAGGCCGAAGCGATAAGAATCGCCCCCTATTTTGAGAGTGTGACGGCGCTCTATGGAGATGTGGAGTCAAAGAGCCCCGCGAATGTTTGGGTTGCGCTTCACTCTTTGGAGCAGATTCGAAGAATCCCTAAGGGTCGCAGCGTGGAGCTGAAAGTGGATACAGGGATGAATCGCAATGGAATCATGGAAGAGGAGCTCTTTGTAGCGCTTGAAGCCATTCGTGCTCAAGGGCTGATTCTTTGTGGGGTGATGGCGCATAATGGCTATGGGGATGAGCTGGGGAGCGAGTTTTTCTCTCAGCAGAGGCGTTTTGAGGGGGTGAGGGCAAGAGTGGAGGAGTATGCTAGGGAGCATGGCTTGCCTCGACCTCGATTCCATGCGCTCAGCTCCTCGGGGGCTTTGCGAAGTCGGAATATTCAAGATGATCTAGTGCGCTTTGGAATCGCCATCTATGGCTATCTCTGTGCGCATCCTTTGGTGGTGAGCGAGATAGGGCTTAGGCCTGTGCTCTCCCTTTGGGCGAGACGAATCACCACCAAATCCCTTCCCAAGGGGGCGAGAATCGGCTATGGGGGCAAGAGCGAGCTGGAGGAGGAGGCGAAGAAGGTCTCGACCTATGATGTGGGATATGGAGATGGATTCTATCGACTCAATGAACACCACAAACTTCTCACCGCCCAAGGAGAGCGGATTTTGCCTAGGGTTTCGATGGATTGTCTAAGTGTGGTGGGCGAGCGCGAGGAGGTCTGTTTGATGGAGGATGCGAGCGAGCTGGCTAGGCTCTTTGATACGATTCCCTATGAGGTGCTCACGAGATTTTCACCCTTTTTGAAGCGTGTGGTGATTTAG
- a CDS encoding c-type cytochrome — MKKIALGMIFAAASLMAADGATLYKKCVACHGVKAEKPALGKSEVIAGWDKAKLVEELKAYKAGTLNRNGMGAMMKGQMASFSDADIEAVSEYISTLK, encoded by the coding sequence ATGAAAAAGATCGCTCTTGGAATGATTTTCGCCGCCGCTAGCCTTATGGCAGCTGATGGTGCAACCCTCTACAAAAAATGCGTGGCCTGCCACGGCGTCAAGGCGGAAAAGCCTGCTCTAGGAAAGAGCGAAGTGATCGCTGGCTGGGACAAGGCCAAACTTGTTGAAGAGCTTAAAGCCTATAAAGCAGGAACGCTCAATAGAAACGGTATGGGCGCGATGATGAAAGGTCAAATGGCCTCTTTCAGTGATGCGGACATTGAAGCGGTCTCTGAATACATCTCCACGCTCAAGTAA
- the dnaJ gene encoding molecular chaperone DnaJ, producing MEEFDYYEILEIERSASGEEIKKAYRKMAMKYHPDRNEGSSEAEEMFKRVNEAYQVLSDEGKRQLYDRYGKQGLESQGYSGFSGRGFEDVFDDLGSIFDSVFGGGFSSSSRKRSGPKYNLDLAMELDLSFKEAIFGCKKEIKIRYKDACPDCKGTGAKEGKIETCPDCGGRGQVFIRQGFMTFAQTCPKCGGSGERIKEKCPKCNGKGHENKEENLEVSIPEGVDTDNRIRVSRKGHVGKNGERGDLYLVVRVEEDEHFMRHGNDIYLHVPLFFSTVPLGTTLKIPSLRGELELKIPPNTKDKEQFVFKNEGVKDVHSAKKGNLIAQVKIVYPAKINDEQRELLEKLSRSFGVEGTPHEKGFEGVFEKIKGWFS from the coding sequence TTGGAAGAGTTTGATTATTATGAGATATTAGAGATTGAACGCAGTGCAAGCGGGGAGGAGATCAAAAAAGCCTACCGCAAAATGGCGATGAAATATCACCCCGACCGCAACGAGGGAAGCAGTGAAGCCGAAGAGATGTTCAAGCGTGTCAATGAGGCTTATCAGGTTCTAAGCGATGAGGGCAAACGCCAGCTCTATGATCGCTATGGCAAACAGGGCTTAGAGAGCCAAGGATACAGTGGCTTCTCAGGGCGAGGCTTTGAGGATGTCTTTGATGATCTTGGCTCTATTTTTGATTCAGTCTTTGGAGGGGGATTCTCCAGCTCCTCTCGCAAACGCTCTGGCCCCAAGTATAACCTCGACCTCGCCATGGAGCTTGATTTAAGCTTCAAAGAGGCGATCTTTGGGTGCAAAAAAGAGATCAAGATTCGCTATAAAGATGCCTGCCCCGACTGCAAAGGCACAGGCGCCAAAGAAGGCAAAATCGAAACCTGCCCTGATTGCGGCGGGCGCGGACAGGTCTTCATCCGTCAAGGCTTCATGACTTTTGCCCAAACTTGTCCCAAGTGCGGTGGAAGCGGCGAACGAATCAAAGAGAAGTGCCCCAAATGCAACGGCAAGGGTCACGAGAACAAAGAGGAGAATCTTGAAGTCTCCATCCCTGAAGGGGTTGACACCGATAATCGAATCCGCGTGAGTCGCAAAGGTCATGTGGGCAAAAACGGAGAGCGAGGTGATCTCTATCTAGTGGTCAGAGTGGAAGAGGATGAGCACTTCATGCGCCATGGAAATGACATCTATCTGCATGTCCCCCTCTTCTTCTCGACCGTCCCTCTGGGCACCACGCTCAAAATCCCCTCCTTGCGGGGTGAACTTGAGCTCAAAATCCCGCCCAACACCAAGGACAAAGAGCAATTTGTCTTCAAAAATGAAGGGGTGAAAGATGTCCACTCTGCCAAAAAAGGGAATCTGATCGCCCAAGTGAAGATTGTCTATCCAGCCAAGATCAATGATGAGCAACGAGAACTTCTAGAGAAGCTGAGCCGATCTTTTGGCGTGGAGGGCACCCCTCATGAAAAAGGCTTTGAGGGGGTCTTTGAAAAGATCAAGGGATGGTTCTCCTAG
- a CDS encoding PAS domain-containing protein has translation MKRPAPTQVEKSFKEDEIIVSKTDTKGIITYGNQIFIELSGYAEKELLGKPHSIIRHPDMPRIVFKLLWDTLSEHKEIFAYVKNLSKDGAYYWVLANVTPSFDALGKVIGYHSVRRKPSKEALAAIEPIYKLLLGAEKEGGMEASQKVMEEFLLSKGMSYEEFILSL, from the coding sequence ATGAAAAGACCCGCGCCCACTCAGGTGGAAAAGAGTTTTAAAGAGGATGAGATCATCGTCTCTAAAACCGACACCAAAGGAATCATTACCTATGGGAATCAGATATTCATCGAGCTCTCAGGGTATGCCGAGAAAGAGCTTTTGGGCAAGCCTCATAGCATTATTCGCCATCCTGACATGCCAAGAATCGTCTTCAAACTTCTTTGGGATACACTCTCTGAGCACAAAGAGATTTTTGCCTATGTGAAGAATCTCTCCAAGGATGGCGCCTACTACTGGGTGCTTGCTAATGTTACCCCCTCTTTTGATGCCTTGGGCAAAGTGATCGGTTATCACTCTGTGAGGCGCAAGCCCTCCAAAGAGGCGTTAGCCGCAATTGAGCCTATCTACAAGCTTCTCTTGGGGGCAGAAAAAGAGGGTGGCATGGAGGCGAGCCAAAAGGTCATGGAAGAGTTTCTCCTTAGTAAAGGAATGAGCTATGAAGAATTCATCCTCTCTCTGTAA
- a CDS encoding aminotransferase class IV: protein MRYLEYHSQRIQRTLGGKESFRGLELHLQAMNLPKTGWWKIKLLYDGCGFGEAILTPYEPRMIQSFRLVRSDIDYSSKFTDRSALEALLAQRGEADEVIILKGEEITDTSFSNLALWDGEVWLTPQNPLLAGTARARLIDEGVIKEARLGERELREARALALLNAMMGMRILEKFEIL, encoded by the coding sequence GTGAGATATCTAGAGTATCACTCTCAAAGGATCCAAAGAACCCTAGGGGGAAAAGAGTCGTTCAGGGGATTGGAACTCCATCTCCAAGCGATGAATCTACCCAAGACGGGTTGGTGGAAGATCAAGCTTCTCTATGATGGGTGCGGCTTTGGTGAGGCGATTCTCACCCCTTATGAGCCTAGGATGATTCAGAGTTTTAGGCTGGTGAGAAGCGATATTGACTACTCCTCTAAATTCACCGATCGCTCCGCCCTTGAGGCACTTTTGGCGCAAAGGGGCGAGGCAGATGAGGTCATCATCCTCAAAGGAGAGGAGATCACGGATACGAGCTTCTCTAATCTCGCCCTCTGGGATGGAGAGGTTTGGCTCACGCCTCAAAATCCGCTTCTAGCAGGGACGGCGAGGGCAAGGCTCATCGATGAGGGGGTGATTAAGGAGGCGAGGTTGGGGGAGCGAGAGCTAAGAGAAGCCCGCGCTCTAGCGCTCTTAAACGCTATGATGGGGATGAGAATCTTGGAGAAGTTTGAGATTCTCTAG
- a CDS encoding methyl-accepting chemotaxis protein has product MKNSSSLCNPQVALLGATLSVVVLPFLSLWAPLWATLLLALLASLFLGILWLSFWRLKEGIKEMHEVCDQLSCGNFEVRLTQIEDDGFLGKMAWKVNDLTDQLEAFCREIATGVEYASASRFYRRALSKGLKGAFASNIDQINRVVDEMEKTAETNKKNALVSSISKLSSNALEKNLLTMQSDLSQSVELVREICTDAGEISKGSTSGSASIETINVDFDALSHMVSNTDRSIEGFARRISQITSIVDLIKDVTDQTNLLALNAAIEAARAGEHGRGFAVVAEEVRKLAEKTQGATSDIIAMIKTVGEEMELIKRDSRNIKNVSEKSIAQVRSFAEIFKEIDSKAHTLLHSLGFIDTQVMMTLSKIEHIIYKYITYGAVMQGGVSKHIPGASECKLGMSLDTKSQRAWARHEVGPLQKAHESLHQNILLTLETLQEGEYLKHIDRIYEMYLEIEIASDRLFEEMDAILIRG; this is encoded by the coding sequence ATGAAGAATTCATCCTCTCTCTGTAACCCCCAAGTCGCACTGCTTGGAGCGACCCTAAGCGTAGTGGTGTTGCCCTTCCTCTCGCTTTGGGCGCCCCTTTGGGCGACTCTCCTTTTGGCGCTCTTGGCCTCTCTTTTTTTGGGAATCTTGTGGCTCTCCTTTTGGCGCCTCAAAGAGGGGATCAAAGAGATGCACGAGGTGTGTGATCAGCTCTCTTGTGGCAACTTTGAGGTGCGCCTCACCCAAATTGAGGACGATGGATTTTTGGGCAAAATGGCGTGGAAAGTGAATGACCTCACCGACCAACTCGAAGCCTTTTGTCGTGAGATTGCCACGGGTGTGGAGTATGCTAGCGCCAGTCGATTCTATCGTCGGGCGCTTAGCAAAGGCCTCAAGGGAGCGTTTGCTAGCAATATTGATCAGATCAATCGCGTGGTTGATGAGATGGAAAAGACCGCTGAGACGAATAAGAAAAATGCGCTTGTGAGTTCCATTTCTAAGCTTAGCTCCAATGCGCTGGAGAAGAATCTTCTCACGATGCAAAGCGATTTGAGTCAGAGCGTGGAGTTGGTGCGAGAAATTTGCACGGATGCGGGAGAGATATCCAAAGGTTCAACAAGCGGAAGTGCGAGCATTGAGACGATTAATGTCGATTTTGATGCGCTCAGCCACATGGTGAGCAATACGGATCGATCGATTGAGGGCTTTGCAAGGAGAATCTCTCAGATCACTTCAATTGTCGATCTGATCAAAGATGTGACCGATCAGACCAATCTGCTCGCGCTTAATGCTGCGATCGAAGCCGCTAGGGCGGGCGAGCATGGGCGAGGATTCGCCGTGGTGGCTGAAGAGGTGAGAAAGCTAGCCGAGAAGACCCAAGGAGCCACGAGTGACATTATTGCCATGATTAAAACAGTGGGCGAAGAGATGGAGCTCATCAAGCGTGATTCTCGAAATATCAAAAACGTCTCGGAGAAATCGATTGCTCAAGTGCGATCTTTTGCGGAAATCTTCAAAGAGATTGACTCCAAAGCCCACACCCTTCTTCATAGCCTCGGATTTATTGATACACAGGTGATGATGACACTCTCCAAAATCGAGCACATCATCTACAAATATATCACCTATGGAGCGGTCATGCAGGGTGGGGTGAGCAAGCACATCCCCGGGGCGAGCGAGTGTAAACTTGGCATGAGCTTAGATACGAAAAGCCAGAGGGCGTGGGCACGACACGAAGTGGGTCCGCTTCAAAAGGCACACGAGAGTCTGCACCAAAACATCCTCCTCACTCTTGAGACACTCCAAGAAGGAGAGTATCTCAAGCACATTGATCGAATCTATGAGATGTATCTAGAGATCGAGATCGCCTCCGATCGCCTCTTTGAGGAGATGGACGCGATTTTGATTAGAGGCTAG
- a CDS encoding DMT family transporter — MSHAPYHGLILLYTLIIASSFPIGAIITQEVDSLWLTWVRFALATLLFSPLLFFRQSPPKLPSLRDWGRYFLVGGAYSLYFIAMFEALKHTSSLNTGALYTTVPFLSAALTWVILGQKTSVRRFTLMSIALLLVLWVIFRGSWELLKSFELSAGDGVFIGGCLTMAAYIPLSKRLYRGEGVKNFTFWTLLASTLILTLFALPQIFTLSPLSIRPALWGWIAYLAFFSTCVTFFITQITARFLSPVEILSYTYLTPGFIVILDWLFKGMIPSYSTLLAIFALGGFVYWIGRLKE, encoded by the coding sequence ATGTCTCACGCCCCCTACCATGGTCTCATCTTGCTCTACACTCTCATCATCGCCTCCTCTTTTCCCATCGGCGCGATCATCACTCAAGAGGTCGATTCCCTTTGGCTCACTTGGGTGCGCTTTGCGCTAGCGACCCTGCTCTTCTCTCCTCTGCTCTTCTTTCGCCAATCTCCCCCCAAACTCCCTTCGCTTCGTGATTGGGGGCGCTACTTTTTGGTGGGGGGAGCCTATAGCCTCTACTTTATAGCGATGTTTGAGGCACTCAAACATACCTCTTCCCTTAACACGGGTGCTCTCTACACCACCGTGCCTTTTTTGAGTGCCGCGCTCACCTGGGTGATTCTTGGTCAAAAGACCTCTGTACGCCGCTTTACCCTTATGTCCATCGCTCTTTTGCTTGTGCTTTGGGTGATTTTCCGAGGTTCATGGGAGCTGCTAAAGAGCTTTGAGCTTAGCGCAGGGGATGGGGTTTTTATCGGGGGTTGCCTCACGATGGCCGCCTACATCCCCCTCTCCAAGAGACTCTATCGCGGTGAAGGGGTCAAAAACTTCACCTTTTGGACACTCCTTGCCTCTACGCTCATCCTCACCCTTTTCGCCCTACCCCAGATATTCACCCTCTCGCCCCTCTCCATCCGCCCTGCCCTTTGGGGATGGATCGCTTATCTTGCTTTTTTTAGCACCTGCGTGACCTTCTTCATCACTCAGATCACAGCCAGATTCCTAAGCCCTGTGGAGATTCTCTCCTACACCTATCTCACGCCAGGCTTCATCGTGATTCTTGATTGGCTCTTTAAAGGGATGATTCCCTCCTATTCAACCCTGCTTGCCATCTTTGCACTAGGAGGTTTTGTCTATTGGATTGGGCGGCTTAAAGAGTGA